A region from the Bos indicus x Bos taurus breed Angus x Brahman F1 hybrid chromosome 9, Bos_hybrid_MaternalHap_v2.0, whole genome shotgun sequence genome encodes:
- the PERP gene encoding p53 apoptosis effector related to PMP-22, with amino-acid sequence MLRCGLACERCRWILPLLLLSAIVFDIIALAGRGWLQSSDDSQTSSLWWHCLLEVCDSLMTYAWGRAAAAMLLCGFIILVICFILSFFALCGPQMLVFLRVIGGLLALAAVFQIISLVIYPVKYTQTFNLHLNPAVTYIYNWAYGFGWAATIILIGCAFFFCCLPNYEDDLLGNAKPRYFYTSA; translated from the exons ATGCTGCGCTGCGGCCTGGCCTGCGAGCGCTGCAGGTGGATCCTGCCGCTGCTACTGCTTAGCGCCATCGTCTTTGACATCATCGCGCTGGCCGGCCGCGGCTGGCTGCAGTCGAGCGATGACAGCCAGACGTCCTCGCTGTGGTGGCATTGTTTACTAGAAGTCTGCGACAGCCTCATGACGTATG CTTGGGGAAGGGCAGCCGCCGCCATGCTGCTCTGCGGTTTCATCATCCTGGTGATCTGCTTCATCCTCTCCTTCTTTGCCCTCTGTGGACCCCAAATGCTTGTCTTCCTGAGAGTGATCGGAGGCCTCCTGGCCCTGGCTG ctGTGTTCCAGATCATCTCCCTGGTAATTTACCCTGTGAAGTACACTCAGACCTTTAACCTTCACCTCAACCCTGCTGTCACTTACATCTATAACTGGGCCTATGGCTTCGGGTGGGCAGCCACTATTATCCTGATCGGCTGTGCCTTCTTCTTCTGTTGCCTCCCCAACTATGAAGATGACCTGCTGGGCAATGCCAAGCCCAGGTACTTCTACACATCTGCCTAA